From one Bacteriovorax sp. BAL6_X genomic stretch:
- a CDS encoding AMP-binding protein produces the protein MKRKYVDHYSNFDINEFNKFFDGDINNSINAAVECCDRYADSDKIALYWEGVNGEEEAITFKKLKDETSRLANFLVAQGVKPGEVISGLLPRTPELLYTILGAWKAGVIYQPLFTAFGPKAIEQRLNSSQAKIVFTDDTNRSKLEQLPMKPKKCVMVRSIDYKLADDDFDFRKVMAEQSVDFTPVMKKGEDTFCLLSTSGTTGLPKAVPVPLFALSSFKQYMDLAVDLKQTDRFWNLADPGWAYGLYYSVIGPLVNGNALLFYEGGFSTKSTIRVIQKYKITNLAGSPTAFRLLIGNGEEVSKAIKGQLRVVSSAGEPLNPEVINWFKNKLDVVINDHYGQTETGMTVNNHHELEHIIKPGSMGYAMPGYKVVILDENGKIAPPNTPGVIAIDIANSPIMWFKGYLKTETPAISNGFYTTGDTAEQTEDGRITYVGRNDDVITSSGYRIGPFDVESVLLEHPCVLETAVIGIPDLERTEIVKAFVVLNKGFEATIELKEELSLFVKKGLAAHAYPRKIEFIDELPKTPSGKVQRFLLKSREA, from the coding sequence TACGTAGACCACTATAGTAATTTCGATATTAATGAGTTCAATAAATTCTTTGATGGAGATATCAATAACTCAATCAATGCTGCTGTCGAGTGTTGTGACCGCTATGCTGATTCAGATAAGATTGCCCTATACTGGGAAGGTGTAAATGGAGAAGAGGAAGCCATAACTTTTAAGAAGTTAAAAGATGAAACCTCAAGACTTGCAAACTTTCTTGTCGCTCAAGGAGTCAAACCAGGAGAAGTCATTTCAGGCCTTCTGCCACGAACTCCAGAGCTCTTGTATACAATCCTAGGAGCGTGGAAAGCTGGTGTAATCTATCAGCCACTCTTTACAGCGTTTGGACCTAAGGCAATTGAACAAAGACTAAATTCAAGTCAGGCAAAGATTGTATTTACTGATGATACGAACCGTTCAAAATTAGAACAACTCCCAATGAAGCCTAAGAAGTGTGTTATGGTTCGATCTATTGATTACAAATTAGCAGATGATGATTTTGATTTTCGTAAGGTCATGGCCGAACAAAGTGTAGACTTCACCCCAGTTATGAAAAAAGGTGAAGATACATTCTGTCTTCTTTCAACTTCTGGAACCACGGGACTTCCAAAGGCCGTGCCTGTACCTCTCTTTGCCCTATCTTCATTTAAGCAATATATGGACTTAGCAGTTGATTTAAAGCAAACAGATCGTTTCTGGAACCTCGCTGATCCAGGTTGGGCCTATGGCCTCTATTACTCTGTAATTGGTCCACTTGTAAATGGAAATGCTCTTCTCTTTTACGAAGGTGGTTTTAGTACAAAAAGTACAATACGTGTGATTCAAAAATATAAAATAACAAATTTAGCAGGCTCACCAACGGCCTTTAGACTCTTAATAGGAAATGGTGAAGAAGTATCTAAGGCCATAAAGGGACAACTTAGAGTTGTCAGCAGTGCTGGTGAACCTTTAAATCCAGAAGTTATAAATTGGTTTAAGAATAAGCTAGATGTTGTCATTAATGATCACTACGGACAAACGGAAACTGGGATGACGGTTAATAACCACCATGAACTAGAACATATAATAAAACCGGGAAGTATGGGTTATGCCATGCCTGGGTATAAAGTAGTCATCCTTGACGAAAATGGAAAAATCGCTCCACCTAATACTCCAGGAGTCATTGCTATTGATATCGCAAACTCTCCTATCATGTGGTTTAAGGGTTATTTAAAAACAGAAACTCCGGCCATCTCAAATGGCTTCTATACGACTGGTGATACGGCCGAACAAACTGAAGATGGACGCATTACTTATGTAGGAAGAAATGATGATGTCATTACTTCTTCAGGATATAGAATTGGCCCATTTGATGTTGAGAGCGTCCTTCTTGAGCACCCTTGTGTACTAGAAACGGCAGTTATAGGAATACCTGACCTAGAAAGAACTGAAATCGTAAAAGCATTTGTGGTTTTAAATAAAGGCTTTGAAGCTACGATAGAATTAAAAGAAGAGCTTAGCCTATTTGTGAAGAAAGGATTAGCGGCACACGCCTACCCACGTAAGATAGAGTTCATTGACGAACTACCAAAAACTCCAAGTGGGAAGGTTCAACGCTTTCTCTTAAAAAGTCGAGAAGCTTAA